In one Thunnus maccoyii chromosome 12, fThuMac1.1, whole genome shotgun sequence genomic region, the following are encoded:
- the slc1a7a gene encoding solute carrier family 1 member 7a isoform X1: MSGLAALDAKCSSRLGIMTISYYLWTTFVAVVVGIVMVYIIHPGGAAQKEDSEDSKKPMTSSADALLDLIRNMFPANLVQATFQQYRTQRVPELIPKPTVAQLLDETTTRRVYIYGIQDDNGTDVQNFSLDLTPPPDVIMKTSPGTSEGMNVLGIVIFSATMGIMLGRMGPNGSALVNFCQSLNEAVLKIVAIVIWYFPFGIVFLVAGKILEMDDPSAMGKKLGFYAITVVMGLVLHGLFILPAMYFFITKKSPIVYIRGILQALLISLATSSSSATLPITFKCLLENNHIDRRIIRFVLPVGATINMDGTALYEAVAAIFIAQVNNYELDFGQIITISITATAASIGAAGIPQAGLVTMVIVLTSVGLPTDDITLIIAVDWALDRFRTMVNVMGDALATGIMAHICRKDFVKEGEQVPLICETKPMISIQQMMTYQNQKNGCYQPPPPGSKQDHLSPDVARLIQLEEGIRPIEKKKHAHSSHHKREHRDKDHCSVDMNGLETNV, encoded by the exons ATGTCAGGTCTAGCTGCCCTGGACGCCAAGTGCTCCAGCCGCCTGGGCATCATGACTATCTCCTACTATCTCTGGACTACCTTTGTTGCTGTGGTAGTGGGCATTGTCATGGTGTACATCATCCATCCAGGTGGAGCTGCTCAGAAGGAGGACTCTGAGGACAGCAAGAAGCCAATGACCAGTTCTGCCGACGCTCTGCTGGATCTCATTCG CAACATGTTTCCAGCCAACTTGGTTCAAGCTACGTTTCAACAG TATCGAACCCAGAGAGTCCCAGAACTCATCCCCAAACCAACGGTGGCTCAGCTCCTGGACGAGACCACCACGCGCAGGGTCTACATCTACGGCATCCAGGATGACAACGGCACTGACGTCCAGAACTTCTCCCTGGATCTCACGCCGCCACCTGACGTCATCATGAAAACATCACCTGGTACCAGCGAAGGCATGAATGTGCTGGGGATTGTTATTTTCTCTGCAACCATGG GGATAATGTTGGGGAGAATGGGGCCCAATGGAAGCGCTCTGGTCAACTTCTGCCAGAGTTTGAATGAGGCAGTTTTGAAGATTGTCGCCATTGTCATCTG GTATTTCCCTTTTGGCATTGTGTTCCTGGTTGCCGGTAAGATCTTGGAGATGGACGACCCTTCAGCCATGGGGAAGAAGTTGGGCTTTTATGCCATCACGGTGGTAATGGGCTTGGTGCTGCATGGTCTATTCATCCTACCAGCGATGTACTTCTTCATCACGAAGAAGAGCCCCATCGTTTACATCAGAGGCATTCTGCAGGCCCTACTGATTTCCTTGGCCACGTCTTCCAG CTCTGCCACTCTGCCTATCACCTTCAAGTGCCTCCTTGAGAACAACCACATCGACAGACGCATCATCCGCTTCGTGCTGCCTGTGGGGGCCACCATCAACATGGACGGCACCGCACTCTACGAGGCTGTGGCAGCCATCTTCATCGCCCAAGTGAATAACTATGAGCTTGACTTTGGACAGATCATCACAATTAG CATCACGGCCACCGCAGCCAGTATTGGTGCAGCTGGAATCCCGCAAGCTGGActtgttaccatggtgatcgTGCTGACCTCTGTGGGTCTGcccactgatgacatcactctCATCATTGCTGTTGACTGGGCTTT GGATCGATTCAGGACCATGGTCAATGTGATGGGCGACGCCCTGGCCACAGGTATCATGGCTCATATCTGCAGAAAAGATTTTGTCAAAGAGGGCGAGCAG GTGCCTCTGATCTGCGAAACGAAGCCCATGATAAGTATCCAGCAGATGATGACCTACCAGAATCAGAAGAACGGCTGCTACCAGCCGCCTCCACCAGGCAGCAAGCAGGACCACCTCTCCCCGGACGTGGCTCGCCTGATCCAGCTAGAGGAGGGGATTCGGCCGATCGAGAAGAAGAAACACGCTCACTCCTCTCACCACAAGAGAGAGCACAGGGACAAGGACCACTGTTCCGTCGACATGAACGGGCTGGAGACTAACGTATAA
- the slc1a7a gene encoding solute carrier family 1 member 7a isoform X2, with amino-acid sequence MHINMFPANLVQATFQQYRTQRVPELIPKPTVAQLLDETTTRRVYIYGIQDDNGTDVQNFSLDLTPPPDVIMKTSPGTSEGMNVLGIVIFSATMGIMLGRMGPNGSALVNFCQSLNEAVLKIVAIVIWYFPFGIVFLVAGKILEMDDPSAMGKKLGFYAITVVMGLVLHGLFILPAMYFFITKKSPIVYIRGILQALLISLATSSSSATLPITFKCLLENNHIDRRIIRFVLPVGATINMDGTALYEAVAAIFIAQVNNYELDFGQIITISITATAASIGAAGIPQAGLVTMVIVLTSVGLPTDDITLIIAVDWALDRFRTMVNVMGDALATGIMAHICRKDFVKEGEQVPLICETKPMISIQQMMTYQNQKNGCYQPPPPGSKQDHLSPDVARLIQLEEGIRPIEKKKHAHSSHHKREHRDKDHCSVDMNGLETNV; translated from the exons atgcatat CAACATGTTTCCAGCCAACTTGGTTCAAGCTACGTTTCAACAG TATCGAACCCAGAGAGTCCCAGAACTCATCCCCAAACCAACGGTGGCTCAGCTCCTGGACGAGACCACCACGCGCAGGGTCTACATCTACGGCATCCAGGATGACAACGGCACTGACGTCCAGAACTTCTCCCTGGATCTCACGCCGCCACCTGACGTCATCATGAAAACATCACCTGGTACCAGCGAAGGCATGAATGTGCTGGGGATTGTTATTTTCTCTGCAACCATGG GGATAATGTTGGGGAGAATGGGGCCCAATGGAAGCGCTCTGGTCAACTTCTGCCAGAGTTTGAATGAGGCAGTTTTGAAGATTGTCGCCATTGTCATCTG GTATTTCCCTTTTGGCATTGTGTTCCTGGTTGCCGGTAAGATCTTGGAGATGGACGACCCTTCAGCCATGGGGAAGAAGTTGGGCTTTTATGCCATCACGGTGGTAATGGGCTTGGTGCTGCATGGTCTATTCATCCTACCAGCGATGTACTTCTTCATCACGAAGAAGAGCCCCATCGTTTACATCAGAGGCATTCTGCAGGCCCTACTGATTTCCTTGGCCACGTCTTCCAG CTCTGCCACTCTGCCTATCACCTTCAAGTGCCTCCTTGAGAACAACCACATCGACAGACGCATCATCCGCTTCGTGCTGCCTGTGGGGGCCACCATCAACATGGACGGCACCGCACTCTACGAGGCTGTGGCAGCCATCTTCATCGCCCAAGTGAATAACTATGAGCTTGACTTTGGACAGATCATCACAATTAG CATCACGGCCACCGCAGCCAGTATTGGTGCAGCTGGAATCCCGCAAGCTGGActtgttaccatggtgatcgTGCTGACCTCTGTGGGTCTGcccactgatgacatcactctCATCATTGCTGTTGACTGGGCTTT GGATCGATTCAGGACCATGGTCAATGTGATGGGCGACGCCCTGGCCACAGGTATCATGGCTCATATCTGCAGAAAAGATTTTGTCAAAGAGGGCGAGCAG GTGCCTCTGATCTGCGAAACGAAGCCCATGATAAGTATCCAGCAGATGATGACCTACCAGAATCAGAAGAACGGCTGCTACCAGCCGCCTCCACCAGGCAGCAAGCAGGACCACCTCTCCCCGGACGTGGCTCGCCTGATCCAGCTAGAGGAGGGGATTCGGCCGATCGAGAAGAAGAAACACGCTCACTCCTCTCACCACAAGAGAGAGCACAGGGACAAGGACCACTGTTCCGTCGACATGAACGGGCTGGAGACTAACGTATAA